The window GATCAACATAACCCGGAGTCCCTTGTGGAGCAGTTGAGATGTGCGTGACATTCATTGGGAAGAGGCGAGATAGTCCAAAATCTGCTACCTTAACACCGAAGTTGTTGTCAAGAAGAATATTCGTAGTTTTCACGTCACGGTGGATAATGTCAGATGCATGAAGATATGACAGTGCGCTTGCGGTTTCAATGGCAATGTTTATTCGAGTAAGCCATGGAAGTGCGCCAGGTTTTGCTCTTCCTCCGTGAAGATGTTCAGCAAGAGTTCCGTTAGGAATGTACTCGTACACAAGGAGGAGTTCACGGCTTTGTCGAGAGGTGCAACCATAGAGCAACACAAGATTTTGGTGGCGCAGGCGAGCTAAAATCTCGATTTCATTCATGAACTGCTCAACTCTCTTCCAATTGTTTTCATATAGACGCTTGACTGCAACCGCTCTCCCATCGTGCACATTTCCTATATacgaaatttataaaattaagaACTGGAAGGGTTCATAAAACGGTTAAGAAAATCTGTGATCTTACCATGATAAACTGTGCCAAAGCCTCCATCGCCAAGTTCTTTCGCAGAATCAAAATAATTAGTCGCTTCTTCAAGTTCCTTATAGCTGAAAATATGTACTCCAAGGTAGGTACTTCCCTTCTCCATATCGTCATCCATAGAATAGGTACTCGAAAGGATGCCTCGAGTTACAAAGGACGATGGATCATATGGTTTTCTGTTTCGGCGCtggtatacaaagaaaataagacaCATTATAGCAACGGTAGCAGTAGCTGTGCAAACACCTGATAAGAGGTTGCAATGTTGATAATTAGATACTGATTAGTGAATATAATCTAATTGAGAAATGTGATAGAACATTaaggattgaagaaacaaaggggTTTGCTGATATATTACCTACAATAACCTTCCTCTTCCAGTTCCAAGGATTGTCTGCAAAAGAAATCAAACAAGCAGAATTCTTAGAATATAGTTATGATACAAACTTAAACCTCAAACATGCATATTCTCACCGCTCTatatacaaacacaaatacTTTACAGAAGAAATCTCTACTGTGCGCAGGTTTTCTGAAAAACTCAAGCATTACTAAAAGGGAAAAAGTTTGCTACAGAAGTACCATCATCACAGGTTTTGACATGAGGTCGATCACTACAAAAACACACGAATTCATTGTTATCGAATCCACAGCGCCCGCCACTCCTCTGGCAATTGCTGCAGTTCTGCGCAGTCCAATTCAAAATGAACCCCATCTTCAAGATTTCGGTGTAGTTCATTTGCATCAATGCGTCGACTTTAACAGCATCATCGAAAGGCAAATGAACTGAAGACTGGCACGAGTCTAACGAATAGCTCATGCGCTCAACTACCTCCATGTGAAAAATAGCAAAAGAGTGATGGCTGCCGTTGCTAGCACAGTCAATGGGATATGGAAGCATGTATTCCAAAGGTTCTTCGGGGCAACcataaaagaaggaaaaattgacGTGATTGGAACTATACTTGAAAGGCGTTCGTTCGAGGCTGAAGTTGTGGAGAGGGAGTGGACATTTCTCATCATAGACCGCAGCAGCGTTGGCCAGCACAAACGAATGGTTTGAGTAAAAGATTTCTTTAACTATGTACTCATCGCCTGAAATACTCAGTACCGGAAATCTTCCGTTGCAGGTGATCTTGAAGCTAGGGTAACCA is drawn from Malus domestica chromosome 14, GDT2T_hap1 and contains these coding sequences:
- the LOC114819158 gene encoding LEAF RUST 10 DISEASE-RESISTANCEUS RECEPTOR-LIKE PROTEIN KINASE-like 1.2 isoform X2, with amino-acid sequence MNLLHIIVVTIIFTTFANRAFSIDRSFERCEPQKCGHGPNISYPFWLSGNQDSFCGYPSFKITCNGRFPVLSISGDEYIVKEIFYSNHSFVLANAAAVYDEKCPLPLHNFSLERTPFKYSSNHVNFSFFYGCPEEPLEYMLPYPIDCASNGSHHSFAIFHMEVVERMSYSLDSCQSSVHLPFDDAVKVDALMQMNYTEILKMGFILNWTAQNCSNCQRSGGRCGFDNNEFVCFCSDRPHVKTCDDDNPWNWKRKVIVGVCTATATVAIMCLIFFVYQRRNRKPYDPSSFVTRGILSSTYSMDDDMEKGSTYLGVHIFSYKELEEATNYFDSAKELGDGGFGTVYHGNVHDGRAVAVKRLYENNWKRVEQFMNEIEILARLRHQNLVLLYGCTSRQSRELLLVYEYIPNGTLAEHLHGGRAKPGALPWLTRINIAIETASALSYLHASDIIHRDVKTTNILLDNNFGVKVADFGLSRLFPMNVTHISTAPQGTPGYVDPEYNQCYQLTSKSDVYSFGVVLIELISSMPAVDITRHRHEINLSTMAINKIKNHTLHELVDPYLGFESDSRTRKMIIAVAELAFRCLQTDKDVRPSMVEVLNELKWIQSDDFNIQKAEEIDILADDIVPLKSDPLPPSPDSVALNLTSASTTPNGSGKLIRSPP